A window of Cytobacillus sp. FSL H8-0458 genomic DNA:
AACACAATCATGGGATGTCATGCCCTTAGGTTTAAAAAGCGGCAAAATTCCTTCCATATTATGTACCACCTTGTCTATTTGTCTTTAGAAAAAAATGGATAGACAAAGTGTCTATCCATTCCATTATTCTTCTTCTTTGGAGCGTTCCTCATCTTTGGAACTGCCTTCGTCCTGAATTTGATGAAGCAATGATTCAATACGGTTTCCGTAGTCGATTGATTCATCAAATTCGAATAGAATTTCCGGTGTTTTGCGCAGCCGGATTCGCTGGCCGATTTCAGATCGGATAAAGCCTTTTGCTTTAGCCAGCCCGCGAAGCGTATTCTCCCGCTGTTCCTCATCACCCAGAACGGAAATAAACACGGTTGCCTGCTGGAGATCCCCGGTAACTTGAACATCAGTGACAGTTACAAAACCAACCCGCGGGTCCTTGATTTTTCGGCTGATGATTTCGCCCAGTTCTTTTTTCATTTGTTCTCCAACTCGATTTGCTCTAAGGCTCATTCTATATCACCTCTTCTTAAAGCCACTCTAAATCTGTAATTGTCCGCTCAATTTCAGGGAACGAATCAATCATTTTCAGCGCATTTT
This region includes:
- the rbfA gene encoding 30S ribosome-binding factor RbfA translates to MSLRANRVGEQMKKELGEIISRKIKDPRVGFVTVTDVQVTGDLQQATVFISVLGDEEQRENTLRGLAKAKGFIRSEIGQRIRLRKTPEILFEFDESIDYGNRIESLLHQIQDEGSSKDEERSKEEE